A DNA window from Linepithema humile isolate Giens D197 chromosome 6, Lhum_UNIL_v1.0, whole genome shotgun sequence contains the following coding sequences:
- the LOC105679463 gene encoding putative fatty acyl-CoA reductase CG5065 isoform X2, giving the protein MDKKRSEIQSYYKNKTIFVTGASGFMGKVLLEKLLYSCSEIDKIYILIRSKKGHNIDTRLSNIFDLPLFQRIKIEKPNVLQKVIPLNGDITSDNLGLTEEQRERLINEVHVVFHCAASIRFDTKLKDAIELNTISTKRVLDLAKQMKQLECFLHLSTTFCHVEQEELAECTYNSPHNPYHVIKLVQWLDEEAIDLLTPNLMHPHPNSYTYSKCLAETLVVNEYPNLPCCIARPSIAIEEPLPGWVDNLNGPVGLFVAAGKGVVRSMHCNGSYHAEIIPVDIAINNLIVIAYRVGTKQEKSKSIPVFNVTQGRITETTFGEILELGRRVYYEYPFDGQVWYPDGNIRSNKFVHNLFVFFFHIIPAYFIDFLMLIFRQKRFMVKLQKRISAGLEVLQYFTTRKWMFHNNKITTIFDELSPEDKKLFPTYIDSNYDKIEYVKNWILGARQYCLKEDLSSLPRARRHQKILYVVHITTVYLFYFGILYYIYNSEIIRSSLDYITEKLKL; this is encoded by the exons ATGGACAAGAAAAGGAGCGAAATTCAATCCTATTACAAAAACAAGACCATTTTTGTTACCGGCGCTTCCGGCTTTATGGGCAAGGTTCTCTTGGAAAAGTTGCTGTATTCTTGCTCGGAAATCGACAAAATTTACATCCTTATACGAAGCAAGAAAGGTCACAACATCGATACTCGACTCAGCAACATATTCGATTTACCT ttgtttcaaagaattaaaatcgaGAAACCTAATGTCCTTCAAAAAGTGATACCGTTAAACGGCGACATAACTTCGGACAATTTGGGTCTCACTGAAGAGCAGCGAGAACGTCTGATAAACGAAGTACATGTGGTATTTCATTGCGCTGCATCTATTCGCTTCGATACGAAATTAAAAGACGCCATCGAGCTGAACACT ATAAGTACAAAAAGGGTATTGGACTTGGCAAAGCAAATGAAGCAACTGGAATGTTTCCTGCACTTAAGCACGACTTTTTGTCACGTCGAACAAGAAGAACTTGCcgaatgtacatataattcCCCTCATAATCCCTACCATGTCATAAAACTCGTTCAATGGCTGGACGAAGAAGCTATCGATCTTCTTACAccaaa TTTAATGCATCCGCATCCAAATAGCTACACGTATTCGAAGTGTCTTGCCGAAACATTGGTGGTCAACGAGTATCCTAATCTGCCTTGCTGTATTGCGAGGCCATCAATTG CTATAGAAGAACCGTTACCAGGTTGGGTGGACAATCTGAATGGTCCTGTAGGATTGTTCGTCGCTGCGGGCAAAGGTGTCGTCAGATCAATGCACTGCAATGGCAGTTATCATGCTGAAATTATACCGGTTGACATtgcgattaataatttaattgtaattgcaTACAGAGTCGGTACCAAGCAGGAGAA ATCAAAAAGTATACCCGTGTTTAATGTAACACAAGGCAGAATAACAGAGACGACTTTCGGCGAGATACTTGAATTGGGTAGACGTGTTTATTATGAATATCCTTTTGATGGACAGGTTTGGTATCCTGACGGCAATATACGTAGCAACAAATTTGTGCACAATTTATTCGTCTTCTTTTTCCACATCATACCCGCGTACTTTATCGATTTCTTAATGCTgatttttcgacaaaaaagATT TATGGTCAAACTCCAGAAACGAATTTCAGCTGGACTCGAAGTACTGCAATATTTTACCACGAGAAAATGGATGTTTCATAACAATAAGATAACAACTATATTTGATGAATTATCGCCAgaggataaaaaattgtttcccACTTATATCGATTCTAATTACGACaaaatagaatatgtaaaGAATTGGATTCTCGGCGCGCGACAATACTGCTTAAAGGAAGACTTGTCTTCTTTACCGAGAGCCCGTCGGCATCAAAAAAT
- the LOC105679463 gene encoding putative fatty acyl-CoA reductase CG5065 isoform X1 — protein MDKKRSEIQSYYKNKTIFVTGASGFMGKVLLEKLLYSCSEIDKIYILIRSKKGHNIDTRLSNIFDLPLFQRIKIEKPNVLQKVIPLNGDITSDNLGLTEEQRERLINEVHVVFHCAASIRFDTKLKDAIELNTISTKRVLDLAKQMKQLECFLHLSTTFCHVEQEELAECTYNSPHNPYHVIKLVQWLDEEAIDLLTPNLMHPHPNSYTYSKCLAETLVVNEYPNLPCCIARPSIVFSAIEEPLPGWVDNLNGPVGLFVAAGKGVVRSMHCNGSYHAEIIPVDIAINNLIVIAYRVGTKQEKSKSIPVFNVTQGRITETTFGEILELGRRVYYEYPFDGQVWYPDGNIRSNKFVHNLFVFFFHIIPAYFIDFLMLIFRQKRFMVKLQKRISAGLEVLQYFTTRKWMFHNNKITTIFDELSPEDKKLFPTYIDSNYDKIEYVKNWILGARQYCLKEDLSSLPRARRHQKILYVVHITTVYLFYFGILYYIYNSEIIRSSLDYITEKLKL, from the exons ATGGACAAGAAAAGGAGCGAAATTCAATCCTATTACAAAAACAAGACCATTTTTGTTACCGGCGCTTCCGGCTTTATGGGCAAGGTTCTCTTGGAAAAGTTGCTGTATTCTTGCTCGGAAATCGACAAAATTTACATCCTTATACGAAGCAAGAAAGGTCACAACATCGATACTCGACTCAGCAACATATTCGATTTACCT ttgtttcaaagaattaaaatcgaGAAACCTAATGTCCTTCAAAAAGTGATACCGTTAAACGGCGACATAACTTCGGACAATTTGGGTCTCACTGAAGAGCAGCGAGAACGTCTGATAAACGAAGTACATGTGGTATTTCATTGCGCTGCATCTATTCGCTTCGATACGAAATTAAAAGACGCCATCGAGCTGAACACT ATAAGTACAAAAAGGGTATTGGACTTGGCAAAGCAAATGAAGCAACTGGAATGTTTCCTGCACTTAAGCACGACTTTTTGTCACGTCGAACAAGAAGAACTTGCcgaatgtacatataattcCCCTCATAATCCCTACCATGTCATAAAACTCGTTCAATGGCTGGACGAAGAAGCTATCGATCTTCTTACAccaaa TTTAATGCATCCGCATCCAAATAGCTACACGTATTCGAAGTGTCTTGCCGAAACATTGGTGGTCAACGAGTATCCTAATCTGCCTTGCTGTATTGCGAGGCCATCAATTG taTTTTCAGCTATAGAAGAACCGTTACCAGGTTGGGTGGACAATCTGAATGGTCCTGTAGGATTGTTCGTCGCTGCGGGCAAAGGTGTCGTCAGATCAATGCACTGCAATGGCAGTTATCATGCTGAAATTATACCGGTTGACATtgcgattaataatttaattgtaattgcaTACAGAGTCGGTACCAAGCAGGAGAA ATCAAAAAGTATACCCGTGTTTAATGTAACACAAGGCAGAATAACAGAGACGACTTTCGGCGAGATACTTGAATTGGGTAGACGTGTTTATTATGAATATCCTTTTGATGGACAGGTTTGGTATCCTGACGGCAATATACGTAGCAACAAATTTGTGCACAATTTATTCGTCTTCTTTTTCCACATCATACCCGCGTACTTTATCGATTTCTTAATGCTgatttttcgacaaaaaagATT TATGGTCAAACTCCAGAAACGAATTTCAGCTGGACTCGAAGTACTGCAATATTTTACCACGAGAAAATGGATGTTTCATAACAATAAGATAACAACTATATTTGATGAATTATCGCCAgaggataaaaaattgtttcccACTTATATCGATTCTAATTACGACaaaatagaatatgtaaaGAATTGGATTCTCGGCGCGCGACAATACTGCTTAAAGGAAGACTTGTCTTCTTTACCGAGAGCCCGTCGGCATCAAAAAAT